One stretch of Streptomyces peucetius DNA includes these proteins:
- a CDS encoding aminotransferase class I/II-fold pyridoxal phosphate-dependent enzyme codes for MADSAGARRDDVAIVGMACRFPGARNVSQYWRLLEAPKAQFATVPDSRWRSGAFLSDNFRDTSAAYTDTMALLPDVGHFDASHYGIPPRRARSMDPQHRLLVDLAREAIQDAGWEAEGFDREETSVITSLTESGYREISTVQIRMRQLAGGEFGARMADPRWARTVRAVDGLHGTSVSGLLLNMGPNMISSVFDLHGESYALDSACSGGLMAVANAVHAVRAGRCRIALAGGAQLILTPDLLVGLCRVGAISRSGRCLPFGAEADGFVLGEGAGVLVLRPLADALAAGDRVYAVIRGVGTANDGTVHGGMNPQPSGQLRALRRAYRDAGLAPDATGYLEAHGTGTAVGDPVEVGVLRELRGEHGAPAFFGAVKAVVGHSLNAAGMAGLIKTVLAVHRGVIPPQPEFDLADSSGLDSAHLTVPTKAVPWPESGQPRRAGVSAFGFGGTGVHLVVEECTTAPGIPAPDAGPHLLVLSARDRAGLARYAGELARTMAADQLPTAQVAATLAHRAPFAERLALVAEDTADAVARLTAAAESLAAGRTGELGPGQVAGTVSPGEPSEVAVPAPDALSVEARTAALTELAWRAVTGPGLRPVTERIPPCTLPPSPLAPRHHWAVDESARESGDTSHTPDAVGEDEPAPVESPAAAPAAVPAAARDGAASAVSIVLEEVSRAGVFPLSDLSERMSLVTDLGFDSLMLQELEVNIGKRIPGFRTEEMFSPGLTIERLIALATPWLTEAPIPGEPLPQETPAAWGPDAACVDDFPEVRQFEERLSAITGSGADFPYFRVHEGNIRATTVIGGRSYVSFGSYNYLGLSGHPAVNEAVHRAVDRYGTSVSASRVLSGERDLTVGLERTLADFLGVEDCLTLVSGHATNVTAIGHLVGAGDLVVHDALAHDSILQGCALSGAARRPFAHNDLGHLEHLLRINRSRFRRVLIAVEGAYSMDGDLVDLPGLIELKKRYGALLMVDEAHSIGTVGESGRGVGEFHGVVRSDVDLWMGTLSKAFAGCGGYLGGSARMVRWLRHTLPGFVYSVGLTPANAAAALAAAELIAAEPHRVRALRRNAELFLGLAASAGLPTGSSAHTPIVPCLLGSSTKTLRVADRLFDRGVIADPIFHPAVEEGLARLRFFVTSEHGEDDIRRTVSILAEEVASATE; via the coding sequence ATGGCGGATTCAGCGGGAGCGCGGCGTGATGACGTCGCGATCGTGGGAATGGCCTGCCGCTTTCCCGGCGCGCGGAATGTGAGCCAGTACTGGCGGCTCCTGGAGGCGCCGAAGGCGCAGTTCGCCACCGTTCCGGACTCGCGGTGGCGCAGCGGCGCCTTCCTCAGCGACAACTTCCGTGACACGTCCGCGGCTTATACGGACACCATGGCGCTGCTGCCGGACGTGGGTCACTTCGACGCGTCGCACTACGGCATCCCGCCACGGCGGGCCCGGTCGATGGACCCGCAACACCGCCTTCTCGTCGACCTCGCCCGCGAGGCGATCCAGGACGCGGGGTGGGAGGCCGAGGGCTTCGACCGCGAGGAGACCTCGGTGATCACGTCGCTCACCGAGAGCGGCTACCGCGAGATCAGCACAGTGCAGATCCGGATGCGTCAGCTGGCCGGCGGGGAGTTCGGGGCACGGATGGCCGACCCTCGGTGGGCCCGGACGGTTCGTGCGGTCGACGGACTGCATGGCACATCCGTGTCCGGGCTCCTGCTCAACATGGGTCCGAACATGATCAGTTCGGTGTTCGATCTGCACGGCGAGAGCTATGCGCTGGACTCGGCATGCTCCGGTGGACTCATGGCCGTGGCCAACGCCGTGCACGCCGTGCGCGCGGGACGATGCCGTATCGCACTCGCGGGCGGCGCCCAACTCATCCTGACCCCGGACCTGTTGGTGGGACTGTGCCGGGTCGGCGCCATCTCGCGCAGCGGCAGGTGCCTGCCGTTCGGCGCGGAGGCCGACGGCTTCGTCCTGGGAGAGGGCGCCGGGGTCCTGGTCCTGCGCCCCCTGGCCGACGCGCTGGCGGCAGGCGACCGGGTCTATGCGGTGATCCGGGGCGTGGGAACGGCCAACGACGGGACCGTGCACGGTGGCATGAATCCTCAGCCGTCCGGTCAGCTCCGGGCGTTGCGCCGGGCCTACCGGGATGCCGGCCTCGCCCCGGATGCGACGGGGTATCTGGAGGCCCATGGCACCGGGACCGCGGTCGGCGATCCCGTCGAGGTCGGTGTGCTGCGTGAGCTGCGTGGCGAGCACGGCGCACCCGCCTTCTTCGGCGCGGTCAAGGCGGTGGTCGGCCACTCCCTCAACGCCGCAGGGATGGCGGGACTGATCAAGACCGTCCTGGCGGTGCACCGGGGAGTGATACCGCCGCAGCCGGAGTTCGATCTGGCCGACAGCTCCGGTCTCGACAGCGCGCACCTGACCGTCCCGACCAAGGCGGTCCCGTGGCCGGAGTCCGGACAGCCGCGCCGGGCGGGAGTGAGCGCGTTCGGCTTCGGCGGCACGGGTGTCCATCTGGTGGTGGAGGAATGCACCACGGCACCGGGCATCCCCGCGCCGGACGCGGGGCCGCACCTCCTGGTCCTCAGCGCCCGTGACCGGGCCGGCCTCGCCCGCTACGCCGGGGAGCTGGCGCGCACCATGGCCGCCGATCAGCTGCCGACGGCCCAGGTGGCGGCCACCCTGGCGCACCGGGCTCCCTTCGCCGAACGCCTTGCGCTGGTGGCGGAGGACACCGCTGACGCGGTCGCCAGGCTGACCGCGGCGGCCGAGAGCCTGGCCGCGGGCCGTACGGGAGAGCTCGGGCCGGGGCAGGTGGCCGGCACGGTGTCCCCGGGGGAACCCTCGGAGGTCGCTGTACCCGCACCGGACGCGCTGTCCGTCGAGGCGCGCACCGCCGCGTTGACCGAGCTCGCGTGGCGCGCGGTCACCGGCCCGGGGCTGCGTCCGGTGACGGAGCGAATACCCCCGTGCACCCTGCCGCCGAGTCCGCTCGCCCCCCGCCACCACTGGGCGGTGGACGAGTCGGCTCGCGAGAGCGGGGACACCTCCCACACTCCTGACGCGGTGGGAGAGGACGAGCCCGCTCCGGTCGAGTCGCCCGCGGCGGCGCCCGCGGCCGTCCCCGCGGCGGCACGAGACGGTGCCGCATCCGCCGTATCCATCGTGCTCGAAGAGGTGTCGCGGGCCGGAGTCTTCCCCCTCTCCGACCTGAGCGAGCGGATGTCGCTGGTCACCGATCTCGGCTTCGACTCCCTGATGCTGCAGGAGCTGGAGGTCAACATCGGCAAGCGGATACCGGGCTTCCGCACCGAGGAGATGTTCTCGCCGGGCCTCACCATCGAGCGGCTGATCGCGCTGGCCACCCCCTGGCTCACGGAGGCACCGATCCCCGGTGAACCCCTGCCGCAGGAGACACCGGCCGCTTGGGGCCCCGACGCCGCATGCGTCGATGACTTCCCGGAGGTGCGGCAGTTCGAGGAGCGCTTGAGCGCGATCACCGGCAGTGGTGCGGACTTCCCGTACTTCCGGGTCCACGAGGGCAACATCCGCGCCACGACGGTGATCGGCGGCCGGTCGTACGTCTCCTTCGGCAGCTACAACTACCTGGGGCTCTCCGGCCATCCGGCGGTCAACGAGGCCGTGCACCGGGCAGTGGACCGGTACGGGACCTCGGTCTCCGCGAGCCGTGTGCTCTCCGGTGAACGGGACCTGACGGTAGGACTCGAGCGGACTCTCGCCGACTTCCTCGGCGTCGAGGACTGCCTGACGCTGGTGAGCGGCCATGCCACGAACGTCACCGCGATAGGGCATCTGGTCGGCGCGGGGGACCTCGTCGTCCACGATGCGCTCGCCCACGACAGCATCCTGCAGGGCTGCGCTCTGTCCGGCGCGGCGCGGCGCCCGTTCGCCCACAACGACCTCGGCCACCTGGAGCACCTGCTGCGGATCAACCGGTCCCGGTTCAGGCGGGTGCTGATCGCCGTCGAGGGTGCCTACAGCATGGACGGCGATCTCGTCGACCTGCCCGGCCTGATCGAACTGAAGAAACGCTACGGCGCCTTGCTGATGGTCGACGAGGCGCACAGCATCGGCACCGTGGGCGAAAGCGGCCGCGGCGTCGGCGAGTTCCACGGCGTCGTCCGGTCCGACGTGGATCTCTGGATGGGCACCCTCTCCAAGGCATTCGCCGGCTGCGGCGGCTACCTCGGCGGCTCGGCCCGGATGGTGCGGTGGCTGCGTCACACACTGCCGGGCTTCGTCTACAGCGTCGGCCTGACCCCGGCCAACGCGGCCGCGGCGCTGGCCGCCGCCGAGCTGATCGCCGCGGAACCGCACCGGGTGCGTGCTCTGCGGCGCAACGCGGAGCTCTTCCTCGGCCTTGCCGCCTCGGCCGGTCTGCCGACGGGATCCAGTGCCCACACACCGATCGTTCCGTGCCTTCTCGGCAGCTCGACGAAGACCTTGCGTGTCGCGGACCGGCTTTTCGACCGGGGCGTCATCGCAGATCCGATCTTCCATCCCGCCGTGGAGGAGGGCCTCGCGCGGCTGCGGTTCTTCGTCACCAGCGAACACGGCGAGGACGACATCCGCAGGACCGTGTCGATCCTGGCCGAGGAGGTGGCATCCGCCACGGAGTAA
- a CDS encoding NAD-dependent epimerase/dehydratase family protein, producing the protein MSLHVVVGFGPAGAATARQLVEKGHSVRVVTKSGRSPEPGIEHVALDATDSKRLIESAQGAASIHCCAAPPYHRWASDWPPLATSVCETAEATGAVLVMLSNLYGYGPVDGPMTEQLPLAATGSKGRVRAAVWEQARKLHEQGRIRAVEVRASDFFGPGVTDGGHLAARVVPRLLRGKPVSTLGDPDAPHSWTYLPDVAGALVEVAVEERAWGRAWHVPTAPALSVREMVDRLAARSGTQPVAVRRLPSAVLGAASLFSPLLRELKELRYQFDRPFIIDSSAYEAAFAVRATPVDEQVGATVDWWRERLAGTG; encoded by the coding sequence GTGAGTCTTCATGTCGTCGTAGGTTTCGGTCCTGCCGGGGCAGCCACTGCCCGGCAGCTGGTCGAAAAGGGCCATTCGGTACGAGTCGTCACCAAGTCGGGTCGCAGCCCAGAACCCGGCATCGAGCACGTCGCGTTGGATGCGACGGACAGCAAGAGACTGATCGAGTCCGCACAAGGCGCGGCCTCGATCCACTGCTGTGCCGCACCGCCCTACCATCGATGGGCGAGTGACTGGCCGCCGCTCGCCACGTCGGTCTGCGAGACCGCCGAAGCGACCGGGGCCGTCCTGGTCATGCTGAGCAACCTCTACGGCTACGGTCCGGTGGACGGCCCCATGACCGAGCAGCTGCCGCTCGCGGCGACCGGCTCCAAGGGGCGGGTGCGCGCCGCCGTTTGGGAGCAGGCGCGGAAACTGCATGAGCAGGGTCGCATCAGGGCGGTGGAGGTGCGGGCCTCGGACTTCTTCGGGCCCGGCGTCACCGACGGCGGGCATCTGGCCGCGCGGGTCGTGCCACGCCTGCTGCGCGGCAAGCCGGTCTCCACGCTCGGGGACCCTGACGCCCCGCACAGCTGGACCTATCTCCCCGATGTGGCCGGGGCCCTGGTCGAGGTCGCCGTCGAGGAGCGGGCCTGGGGACGGGCCTGGCATGTACCGACGGCGCCCGCGCTGTCCGTCCGGGAGATGGTCGACCGCCTTGCCGCTCGGTCGGGAACACAGCCGGTCGCGGTGCGAAGGCTGCCGTCGGCCGTGCTCGGCGCCGCGTCACTCTTCTCTCCGTTGCTCCGTGAGCTGAAGGAACTCCGCTATCAGTTCGACCGTCCTTTCATCATCGACTCCAGTGCTTACGAGGCCGCGTTCGCCGTACGGGCCACCCCGGTCGACGAGCAGGTCGGGGCGACCGTGGACTGGTGGCGTGAGCGACTGGCCGGCACGGGGTGA
- a CDS encoding peptidyl-tRNA hydrolase has product MSSEDTREIRPDSPFRHENSSRDAAPQFVLPLVVRLERTAPPARTDALETAARAVLAMLADERSSGEGEWARAVRDWQDARIRKVVRRARGTEWRKAGTLPGVTVTGTGAGTEGRTAAEVRVFPPVPLDGWPRELAKLQVSGTELDDPRPPAAPDPAGPVLWLNPELKMSAGKAMAQAGHGAQLAWWELSDADRDAWRESGFALSVRTAEPADWRALTTSGLPVVRDAGFTEIAPGKTVAVEGGQRFCPLPRERRP; this is encoded by the coding sequence GTGAGCAGCGAAGACACACGTGAAATCCGGCCCGACAGCCCCTTCAGGCACGAGAACTCGTCCCGCGACGCGGCGCCGCAGTTCGTCCTGCCGCTGGTGGTGCGCCTGGAGAGGACCGCGCCCCCGGCCCGTACGGACGCCCTGGAGACCGCGGCGCGGGCCGTGCTCGCGATGCTCGCCGACGAGCGCTCCAGCGGTGAGGGCGAGTGGGCGCGGGCCGTGCGGGACTGGCAGGACGCCCGTATCCGCAAGGTCGTACGGCGGGCGCGGGGCACGGAGTGGCGCAAGGCCGGCACGCTGCCGGGCGTCACGGTGACCGGTACCGGCGCCGGCACGGAGGGCAGGACGGCGGCGGAGGTGCGGGTCTTCCCGCCCGTACCGCTCGACGGCTGGCCCAGGGAACTGGCCAAGCTCCAGGTGTCCGGCACCGAACTGGACGACCCGCGGCCGCCCGCCGCGCCCGACCCGGCCGGTCCCGTGCTGTGGCTGAACCCGGAGCTGAAGATGTCCGCGGGCAAGGCCATGGCGCAGGCCGGCCACGGCGCCCAACTCGCCTGGTGGGAACTGTCGGACGCCGACCGCGACGCATGGCGCGAATCGGGCTTCGCGCTTTCCGTGCGCACCGCGGAACCGGCAGACTGGCGCGCTCTGACGACGAGCGGACTGCCGGTCGTGCGCGACGCCGGGTTCACGGAGATCGCGCCCGGCAAAACTGTCGCAGTCGAAGGAGGGCAGCGCTTCTGTCCTCTCCCGCGCGAACGACGGCCGTAG
- a CDS encoding AIM24 family protein, translating into MKSDLFSTENMAQQATVPGMTLQNAKSVKYAVNGEMHARQGSMIAFRGNLQFERKGQGIGGMLKRAVTGEGLPLMAVRGQGEAWFAHEAANCFIVDIEQGDALTINGRNVLCFDPTLSYEIKTVKGAGMAGGGLFNSVFTGYGKLAVICEGSPIVIPVTHQQPVFVDTDAVVGWSAQLHTSLHRSQSVGSMIRGGSGEAVQLKLEGEGFVIVRPSELTPQKASQN; encoded by the coding sequence ATGAAGAGCGATCTTTTCTCCACAGAGAACATGGCGCAGCAGGCCACGGTGCCCGGCATGACGCTGCAGAACGCCAAGTCGGTCAAGTACGCGGTCAACGGTGAGATGCACGCGCGGCAGGGCTCGATGATCGCCTTCCGGGGCAATCTCCAGTTCGAACGCAAGGGCCAGGGGATCGGCGGCATGCTCAAGCGCGCCGTCACCGGTGAGGGCCTGCCGCTGATGGCCGTACGCGGCCAGGGCGAGGCGTGGTTCGCGCACGAGGCGGCCAACTGCTTCATCGTCGACATCGAGCAGGGCGACGCGCTGACCATAAACGGCCGCAACGTCCTGTGCTTCGACCCGACGCTGTCCTACGAGATCAAGACGGTCAAGGGCGCCGGCATGGCCGGCGGCGGTCTGTTCAACAGCGTCTTCACCGGGTACGGCAAGCTCGCCGTCATCTGCGAGGGCAGCCCCATCGTCATCCCCGTCACCCACCAGCAGCCGGTGTTCGTCGACACCGACGCGGTGGTCGGCTGGAGTGCCCAGCTGCACACGTCGCTGCACCGTTCCCAGTCCGTCGGCTCGATGATCCGCGGCGGCTCCGGCGAGGCGGTGCAGCTCAAGCTGGAGGGCGAGGGCTTCGTGATCGTCCGGCCCAGCGAGCTCACCCCGCAGAAGGCGTCACAGAACTGA